A stretch of the Theileria equi strain WA chromosome 1, complete sequence genome encodes the following:
- a CDS encoding hypothetical protein (encoded by transcript BEWA_026270A) — protein sequence MAVPPVIIELRNKPPDIGNSTHQYTSIGSQSTQLTGKLLEEKLDELVCEHHNAVTMNLTFHNSKTHNNKSYCCYKHIGDKKVSVTSNKVSCSTHSGSVPFFKHEVNLSSGWRVAAIYYYDSGVGTPRKRITFTGLTLPTGQPVKVTVYALYYGNNQNPVLIYVDYTGKPAVKGWFQKGNDGSISSNDNEEWTQVGLDITLDKLTKPIDCGDSNFKELVELLTKLGCDGLRQCTQKPEALEQQQKSRAVAHADGDSAVGPAPEEKENEREELQKKEEEDAIDGERLKHAGGADTSAVAALQTQLQEGLGLSDWGIENILGAFADDEMKEVQMSEVGSIEQLHRTGPLNRHIYFAGIPLSHSLQSLKYMRQFAKLKSRNTELEQEVEKLNKEIDELHENAQVNFYKFEVALGKAMQIGVACNTLCKTINDHDRISKRKFINLLREKSILRANRKKYSKKYRNLATVIICNRIHKMVVPTIYPVFTAIRHNSRIALPNVPSAPPRIPKIPVTKVVLPAKEEEKVRTILLYIFCRYKNQLRRHYFVDLKA from the exons ATGGCAGTTCCACCAGTAATCATTGAGCTAAGAAACAAGCCACCTGATATTGGGAATTCCACCCACCAATATACTTCCATTG GTTCTCAATCTACTCAACTTACCGGTAAGCTTCTTGAGGAGAAACTCGATGAACTAGTTTGTGAACATCATAATGCAGTTACCATGAATCTAACCTTTCATAATTCTAAGACTCATAATAATAAAAGCTACTGCTGTTACAAGCATATCGGTGATAAGAAGGTTTCCGTTACTAGCAATAAAGTTTCCTGTTCAACACATTCTGGCTCTGTTCCATTCTTCAAGCATGAGGTTAATCTTAGCAGTGGATGGAGGGTAGCGGCTATCTACTACTATGATAGTGGTGTTGGAACTCccaggaagagaataactTTTACCGGGCTAACCTTACCTACTGGACAGCCAGTAAAAGTTACTGTTTACGCATTATACTATGGCAACAATCAGAATCCAGTGCTCATATATGTAGACTATACTGGAAAACCTGCTGTTAAAGGATGGTTCCAGAAAGGTAATGATGGTAGTATAAGTAGTAATGACAATGAAGAGTGGACACAAGTAGGTCTCGACATAACACTGGATAAGTTAACTAAACCTATAGACTGTGGTGACAGCAACTTTAAAGAACTTGTGGAACTACTTACTAAACTTGGATGTGACGGCCTGAGACAATGTACTCAAAAGCCTGAAGCTCTTGAACAACAACAAAAATCACGAGCAGTAGCACATGCTGATGGAGATTCCGCTGTAGGACCAGCTCCTGAGGaaaaagagaatgaaagggaagaactccaaaagaaagaagaggaagatgctatagatggtgaaagactAAAACATGCTGGTGGAGCTGATACTTCTGCTGTTGCTGCTCTTCAAACTCAACTTCAAGAAGGCTTAGGCCTTTCTGATTGGGGTATAGAGAATATCCTTGGAGCTTTTGCTG ATGACGAGATGAAAGAAGTCCAAATGAGTGAAGTCGGAAGCATAGAGCAACTGCATAGAACTGGGCCACTAAATCGTCACATTTATTTCGCTGGGATTCCACTCAGCCACAGTTTGCAGTCACTAAAGTACATGCGCCAGTTTGCAAAGCTAAAGAGTAGGAACACAGAGCTTGAACAGGAAGTGGAAAAACTCAATAAAGAAATTGATGAATTGCATGAAAATGCACAGGTTAACTTTTACAAGTTTGAAGTCGCACTAGGAAAGGCCATGCAAATTGGAGTAGCCTGCAACACACTTTGCAA GACAATAAACGACCATGATCGCATATCGAAGCgcaaatttataaacttgcTACGTGAAAAGTCTATTTTACGCGCCAACCGTAAAAAATACTCGAAGAAATATCGCAATTTAGCCACTGTAATCATTTGCAACAGGATACATAAGATGGTTGTTCCGACAATATATCCTGTATTTACCGCAATAAGGCATAATTCGAGGA TCGCACTTCCAAACGTTCCGTCTGCCCCTCCAAGAATACCAAAGATACCAGTC
- a CDS encoding hypothetical protein (encoded by transcript BEWA_026250A), producing MSNGVTIKLGVKPKGDNPGPTTYNGNDSVGSRQIQVTRYEEPPGSNFYKYTYENENKNDSHGGNFILKAIWDDSGKHIEIPLPDDKKVTSVEAYYWKHENGTSPPKKVLLIGVSTSDRTRYYKNVSGDQWVEKRIDAEALEQILDQQNCYSNDAVTLDLTKDAYTGGKPCCPEHKGSSSSSSRVTIQNVPVNHKHHDHVGSNSLTLTKYSITGQKLAAIKLESGDKKNKRKTITLSGPKFPISGPISISALYSDNSSKNPVLIYVESTGSPAVKGWYQKKSPSGSNTDGNEEWIKALKELGCTGFEACLGQNGVQREEVPAADLSDQVPDTESESKILLQGTPVAQMAEDAIDAERLKHLEGHTASNGESAASSPLDKDTQVAPDGQTAQQIQDQDSAENTSISASREVEKTVAGSSPGDPKQSYVSLGLSTSTQSVDYGCHGRGTPDQWIQVKALGEGVLFTCGPNGKGMVAISSLSSPEETEEERESRSADSDSDSSKVQGQEEKGEESSEEAGVGEQEEHLPEEEDLSTRLGEAGAQRLQRKQQSENSEKESQQNIRTEDQAGTPESRGPTGESGLGQPSIAHPGGEDDQGTGTTDSISDTARGSDDSGMGLIVGSLLGRLLGGLVVGLSKVDNQKISQGLVNLGRAGYDFTAEVGKDTLKAAAELIEPSPVPTYTPSPRPATTPPTPGSPQAPTGGTGKQVGKYCTECNCRSGGSGKCQPEKCTSNNCKCCKDRGGTYSSFNTFTSQGLMIILAFTGDGYLKTYSKYEHDRSKWVSGTPDTKKLHLTWADLKSPLDKAGDDKLNRLPGNDLTMVTTPLRMAPIGRPFATLT from the exons GAGATACCTCTTCCAGACGATAAAAAGGTAACCTCAGTTGAagcttattactggaaacaTGAAAATGGTACTAGTCCACCTAAGAAGGTTCTTTTGATAGGAGTCAGTACTAGTGATAGAACTAGGTATTATAAGAATGTGAGTGGCGATCAATGGGTTGAAAAACGAATAGATGCTGAGGCTCTTGAGCAGATACTAGATCAACAAAACTGTTATAGCAACGATGCCGTCACCTTAGATCTGACCAAAGATGCATATACGGGAGGAAAGCCTTGTTGCCCTGAGCATAAAggtagtagtagtagtagtagcAGGGTCACTATTCAGAATGTACCAGTTAATCATAAACATCACGACCATGTGGGCTCAAACTCTCTTACACTCACAAAATACTCCATTACTGGTCAGAAACTTGCAGCTATCAAGCTTGAAAGTGGAgataaaaagaataaaaggAAGACTATAACACTTTCAGGACCAAAATTTCCCATCTCTGGCCCAATCAGCATCTCTGCATTATACTCCGATAATAGTAGTAAGAATCCAGTACTTATATATGTCGAGTCAACTGGGAGCCCTGCTGTTAAGGGTTGGTACCAAAAGAAAAGTCCCTCCGGTAGTAATacagatggaaatgaagagtggaTAAAA GCACTAAAAGAGCTTGGATGTACAGGCTTTGAAGCATGTcttggacagaatggagttcaacgtgaggaagtCCCAGCagctgacttatctgaccaggttcctgatacagagtctgagagCAAGATTCTCCTGCAAGGTACTCCAGTAGCTCAGatggctgaagatgctatagatGCTGAAAGACTAAAACATCTTGAAGGACATACTGCTAGTAATGGAGAATCTGCTGCCTCATCTCCCCTAGATAAAGATACTCAAGTTGCTCCTGATGGACAAACTGCTCAACAAATTCAAGATCAGGACTCTGCTGAAAATACTAGTATCTCTGCATCTCGTGAGGTAGAAAAGACTGTTGCTGGTTCATCTCCTGGAGATCCTAAACAATCTTATGTCTCACTTGGCCTGAGTACCAGTACTCAATCTGTAGATTATGGGTGTCATGGAAGAGGTACTCCTGATCAATGGATCCAAGTCAAAGCTCTTGGTGAAGGTGTTCTATTTACTTGTGGTCCTAATGGTAAAGGAATGGTTGCTATTTCATCCCTTTCATCTCCTGAAGAAACTGAGGAAGAACGAGAATCACGTTCTGCTGACTCTGACTCTGACTCTTCTAAAGTACAAGGACAAGAGGAGAAGGGTGAAGAATCTAGTGAGGAGGCAGGGGTTGGAGAGCAAGAAGAACATCTAcctgaggaagaagacttATCTACACGACTAGGTGAAGCTGGAGCTCAAAGATTACAGCGGAAGCAACAATCTGAAAATTCCGAGAAAGAATCTCAACAAAATATACGTACTGAAGACCAAGCTGGTACTCCTGAATCTAGAGGACCTACTGGTGAATCTGGTCTTGGTCAACCTAGTATAGCTCATCCTGGTGGAGAAGATGATCAAGGTACTGGAACTACTGATTCTATAAGTGATACTGCTAGAGGTAGTGATGATAGTGGAATGGGCCTTATTGTAGGAAGTTTACTTGGCAGATTACTTGGAGGGCTAGTTGTTGGACTTAGTAAGGTTGataatcaaaaaatctcACAAGGCTTGGTAAACCTTGGAAGGGCAGGCTATGATTTTACTGCTGAGGTTGGTAAAGATACTCTAAAAGCAGCTGCTGAACTAATTGAACCTAGTCCTGTCCCTACTTATACTCCTTCTCCTAGACCCGCTACTACTCCTCCTACTCCTGGATCTCCTCAAGCTCCTACTGGTGGTACTGGTAAGCAAgtaggtaaatactgcacaGAATGCAACTGCAGAAGTGGAGGAAGTGGAAAATGCCAACctgaaaaatgtacatCTAACAACTgtaaatgttgtaaagaTAGGGGTGGCACTTATTCATCTTTTAACACGTTTACTTCACAAGGCTTAATGATTatcttggcctttactggagacggtTACCTCAagacttattccaagtatgaacaTGATCGGAGTAAATGGGTCAGTGGAACTCCTGATACTAAGAAATTGCACCTTACTTGGGCGGATCTAAAGAGCCCTCTTGATAAGGCCGGGGATGACAAGCTCAACAGACTCCCTGGTAATGACCTGACCATGGTCACAACTCCGCTAAGAATG gctcccattggtcgcccattcgCTACGCTCACATAG
- a CDS encoding hypothetical protein (encoded by transcript BEWA_026260A) produces the protein MSVGVLTLNIKNKCQAGSCSCGKTPDKFGLKVSKETTIPNVTGFVRYTHELDDGNTFTLKGELNGNERLEGGRSIENVREVSVFYWDGDEDGSAPLILEVVKGPDARDTEYYIRYEYGEQEISGSSETVWKHHGYIEGKPLQDRLDDRNLARNQRIPFGLENPTKYRNFGSDRSKGKRVQLASLKSLNGSEYTVTTYNIIDQDLRLSRIEYDKEKIDIPIPANTLDGIRLYSSSGISQVPLMIEFKPVSGGDSTFHASKSETTWNTVDGRSEDFYYGKDLDEQTPKEALANKLDELACFYYNAVTIDLSYDISTGKSNWYCCNKHNSNEKVHVEQKHVYCRQDRNKSSITAYKHSINGGKLSGIKFYLSSDHSKQNRKRITSGTLKLPADGPLDIYTFYCQGNNPVLVYIHYRSSQGNSGWYRKQSRNGDNRPWKRTGPLSSIKSNHLEKEGLNCKQWNKLVDELKKLKCNVSHCPENSKSLPSVRAEGVEKGQESVTLSDGDGDEDEENEESDDEVTEELTTLGLGISAIAGQLGASVLGKIIDKALPETFGVTKDLIESTAPKLWAILSPDPPADPAHTSTAKVTGAEPFAFATLGYALSGIPGNLYLSLVILFPSLWFLKLILILFVLRDFKLRLKL, from the exons atgagtgtTGGGGTGTTAACACTAAACataaaaaacaaatgtcAAGCTGGATCATGTAGTTGCGGTAAAACCCCGGATAAATTTGGTCTAAAGGTCAGTAAGGAGACAACTATTCCTAATGTCACAGGGTTCGTTAGATATACTCATGAGCTCGATGACGGGAATACGTTCACTCTCAAAGGAGAGTTGAACGGAAATGAGAGACTTGAGGGTGGAAGATCCATAGAGAATGTTAGGGAAGTCTCTGTTTTCTATTGGgatggagatgaagatggGAGTGCACCTCTTATCCTAGAAGTTGTTAAGGGACCCGATGCTAGGGACACCGAATACTACATTAGATATGAATATGGTGAACAAGAAATATCAGGCAGTAGCGAAACAGTTTGGAAGCACCATGGATATATTGAAGGGAAACCGTTGCAAGATAGGTTGGATGATAGGAACTTGGCTAGAAATCAACGTATTCCATTCGGTCTTGAGAACCCTACCAAATATCGTAACTTTGGTTCTGATCGTTCAAAAGGTAAACGAGTACAACTTGCCTCCTTAAAGTCTCTTAACGGTAGTGAATACACTGTTACAACTTACAATATCATCGATCAGGACCTGAGATTATCAAGGATAGAATATGACAAGGAAAAGATTGATATTCCTATTCCTGCCAATACACTCGATGGAATAAGGCTCTATTCATCATCGGGTATTTCACAAGTACCGCTTATGATTGAATTTAAACCGGTTAGTGGAGGTGATTCTACTTTTCATGCCAGTAAAAGTGAAACTACTTGGAACACTGTTGATGGAAGGTCAGAGGACTTTTATTATGGTAAAGATCTGGACGAGCAAACACCAAAAGAGGCACTAGCTAATAAGCTAGATGAGCTCGCCTGCTTCTACTACAACGCGGTTACCATTGATTTGTCCTATGATATATCTACAGGAAAAAGTAACTGGTATTGTTGTAATAAACACAATAGCAATGAAAAGGTCCATGTCGAGCAAAAGCATGTTTATTGCAGGCAAGATCGGAATAAAAGCTCCATTACAGCCTATaaacactccattaatgGTGGAAAACTTTCTGGCATTAAATTCTACCTTAGTTCTGATCACTCTAAACAGAACAGGAAACGTATAACATCCGGTACATTGAAACTGCCTGCTGATGGACCGCTTGatatatacacattttactGCCAAGGAAATAATCCGGTATTAGTCTACATCCATTATAGAAGTTCTCAGGGAAATTCAGGATGGTACAGAAAGCAGAGTAGAAATGGTGATAATAGGCCCTGGAAAAGAACTGGTCCACTGAGTAGCATAAAGTCTAATCATTTAGAGAAGGAGGGACTTAACTGTAAACAGTGGAATAAACTCGTGGATGAACTTAagaaattaaaatgtaatgTGAGCCACTGTCCTGAAAATTCTAAATCTTTGCCTTCAGTACGTGCTGAAGGTGTTGAAAAAGGACAAGAATCCGTAACACTTTCTGACGGGGATGGTGAcgaagatgaagaaaatgagGAATCTGATGATGAAGTAACCGAAGAATTGACAACTCTTGGACTAGGCATATCAGCTATAGCTGGCCAACTCGGAGCATCCGTCCTAGGTAAAATTATCGATAAGGCACTCCCAGAAACTTTCGGAGTAACTAAAGATCTTATTGAATCTACTGCTCCAAAACTGTGGGCTATTCTATCTCCTGATCCTCCTGCTGATCCTGCTCATACTTCTACTGCTAAAGTTACTGGTGCTGAGCCTTTTGCTTTCGCTACTCTTGGATATGCCTTATCGG GAATCCCCGGGAACCTCTACCTCTCCCTGGTCATACTCTTTCCTTCCCTATGGTTCCTCAAACTGatactcattctttttgTCCTGAGAGATTTTAAGCTTAGACTCAAGCTCTAG